In the Calonectris borealis chromosome 11, bCalBor7.hap1.2, whole genome shotgun sequence genome, one interval contains:
- the CA12 gene encoding carbonic anhydrase 12, with protein sequence MSAKSFSIVTVATVLIFFLKIQLSMQAPLNGSKWSYIGPDGEKAWPKKYPFCGGVFQSPIDFHKDILQYDSNLLPLEFIGYNVSSTDQFTLTNNGHSVKMYLSPTMYIRNLPFEYTASQLHLHWGNRNKSEGSEHTVSGKHFAAELHIVHYNSEKYPDITAAMDKADGLAVLAILLEIGPFNPSYEKIFRHFRNVKYKDQMVQVPGFNIRELLPDRLEEYYRYEGSLTTPPCYPSVLWTVFRHPVKISQEQLLALETAMYCTESDDPEPLEMVDNFRNVQEFHERLVFISFREGFVVSVVIASILGVLIILAVALWLLNRKSCKKGSKDNRGVIYKPSTYKEEEDISKL encoded by the exons ATGTCAGCCAAGAGCTTCAGTATAGTCACAGTCGCTACTGtgcttattttcttcctaaagatACAACTCTCAATGCAAGCGCCGTTGAATG GGTCAAAATGGTCTTATATTG GTCCTGACGGAGAGAAGGCCTGGCCAAAGAAATACCCATTTTGTGGAGGAGTATTCCAATCGCCAATAGATTTCCACAAAGATATTCTCCAGTATGATTCTAATCTCTTGCCTTTAGAATTCATAGGCTATAATGTGTCCTCCACTGACCAGTTTACATTGACCAATAATGGTCATTCAG TGAAAATGTATCTGTCGCCTACTATGTACATCAGAAACCTCCCGTTTGAATACACTGCGTCTCAACTTCACCTACACTGGGGAAACAGAAACAAGTCAGAAGGCTCAGAGCACACAGTCAGTGGGAAGCACTTTGCAGCAGAG CTGCATATTGTACATTATAACTCTGAGAAGTATCCAGATATAACAGCAGCAATGGACAAAGCTGATGGACTGGCGGTTTTGGCTATTCTTCTTGAG ATTGGACCTTTCAACCCATCCTATGAAAAGATCTTCAGGCACTTCCGGAATGTGAAATACAAGG ATCAGATGGTCCAAGTCCCTGGTTTCAATATTCGAGAACTGCTTCCTGACAGACTGGAAGAGTATTATCGCTATGAAGGATCCCTGACAACTCCTCCTTGCTACCCTAGCGTTCTCTGGACGGTTTTCCGACACCCCGTTAAAATTTCACAAGAGCAG TTACTGGCACTGGAAACAGCCATGTACTGCACAGAGAGTGATGACCCAGAACCCCTGGAAATGGTCGATAACTTCCGAAACGTTCAGGAATTTCACGAAAGACTGGTTTTCATCTCCTTCCGTGAAG gttttgttgtttctgttgtgaTAGCCAGCATTTTGGGAGTTCTCATCATTCTTGCAGTAGCCCTCTGGCTACTGAACAGGAAAAG ctgcaaaaagggaagcaaagacaACAGAGGAGTTATCTACAAACCAAGCACgtacaaggaggaagaagatatCTCCAAACTTTGA